The nucleotide window catataagaagcTTTCTTATGTACTAGCAGttcatatatttgaaaagaggAACTTGCAATCAACTGTGTAAACTGTGTAAACTGTGTTTGTTTGCACTTGATTGTTCAATCTTCTAGATTTTAAACATATCCTAAGTAACATAACTCCTAAAGTTCCAATTACGTCATTTGATCTTGACATTCGTGCTCGAAATTTTTGACAGATTTTTTGTCACGGAACGTTCGTCACCTTGGAAATTAATGATCAACGAAGAATCATCGAAGCGTTTCCTCACGCATTGGCCGTCGCTTTGGATCTTTGTGATGATCTTCGTAACGGTCGGGTGCCGCATGGATTTCCGTGTTTCTTCGTTGCCGTACTTCCTGTACTTCCCGTACTTCCCTTGACTCCTCTCTTTCATATCGTTCACGATATTGTCCATATCTTCCCGATTCGATATCAATACGCTATCAGTATCTTCGCATTTTTCATACCCTGGTATTTTcctgacaatttttttacacgaatatataattttttctacgtCATTGGTTTCCTTATTTTGTTCTCTCGAGGACTCTTCTGATCTCATATTCGACTCGAGAATTACCTTGCCACCGTCGCCCACGAATTTCACATTTTCCTTAGAGGAGTCTGGTCCAAGGAGGACACGACCACCGTCACCGATGTATTCGATATCGCCCACGTTGTGATTCACGCACAACCTACAACCATCACCAATGATGTGTACGCTACCAGAATTTTTGGACAGGATGATTTGGCAACCGTCGCCCGTGATCTCCAGCGCACGATGATTCGAGTGCATCCTGACGACGAGTCCGTCGCCGTAGAATCGCTTGACACTGTTGTCTTTGTCAGAAGAATCCTCGCAGCGTTTCATGGAACTTCTCTTACTCTTGCATTCCTTTCTCTTCAACTCCAGTTGATCGGTCACGCGAAAGATCGTCATCGATACAGGCGAATTATCACTAATAGAGAAGATTCCACTCGCACCTGTTTGTGCCACGATAAACACAACAGTtatcacaaattattattattatccaacGTTGTTGGATGACTTGGTACAGGAATGTGCTATTAAACTAGTAGTCAggctttttctttcttgataGGAggcttttctttcttctgttGCTTCTACCTTTCGTGACGGAAATGTAGAAGATATATCCTGCGTTTATGAACAAGTGTATACCAGATGAGAAGAAACAGTCGTGTGTGCACGAGTTGTTTACGTTACGACGAACGGCATGACACGACTTCGATGCCTACGCGGTGGTCGCGTAATAACGAACGCATATGGTCGGCGGTGGTGGCGGTTCTTCACCGAATAATCGGCCTCGGCTATCATCACTTCTCAGGGGACTTCCCACGAGGTCTTCCGGAGCGAATATGCGAACGCGTTTGACATGTTCGTTCACAGACTTGTAACTAGAAGTTACGGCGCCTTTAGCGAACTATTTTCGATAGACttacttttacataatatacgtCACAGGCCTGTGAAGATTACATTACGTACTGAGATAtattgaaaagagaaaagtagaTTTATGAGATGTTGtatattctttcatttcttacttaattatatatctatttttcaatAGATTCGGACTCGGAGAAAACTGATACTGGAAACGTCATTGAATTAATTGCTAGCATAGTTTATTATAGTCATGCATactgcatatttattattctttttgaatttttagtaGCGCATATATCtgcgaaaaagaattttaagttagacttatattaaaatcaactgaaaattgtaaaatgtaattattgtgacttttttatcttatttatttattttttattaattttatttttttatctactaCTTGATATTCCTATATTACATCTGcactttttatatgtttataattatatacaataatattctatttgtcttattattagaatatgcAACATACGTTttctattttatgatatttctaGAATTTACATCACAAGTTTTTATACagcttatttttaattgtttattaatttgaaatagatattatggcatttttattttcaaaaatcaacCAAAACATTTACAATGTTAAATACGTTAGTGAAAAGGATATTCTGCGCAATTAAATCTATTgaaaatatacagaataatgcaaatttagcaaaaaaactgaaaaaaatatttggaattgTGAAAAAGAAACCGTATTCAGGTTCTAGTTACGAGTCtgctcctttttctctctctaattcAACGCAATTTATTCCTCTTGCCGTCACGGTCAAGCGAAAGATAAATCGGTTTGTCGATTCAAAGTCAAAGAAAAAAGTTCGGTACAATACAAAAACTAGGTTCTCAGAAGAGTTCTTCTTTTAAGTTTTCAAAATCGGATCCTAattgtttctaaatttttcaattttattaatatatttcaaagtgTTAGtactatatataactttttttttgtttctttaaaatatttcctaattacatattattaaatataatctattaaaaaaaataatatagataatcattacaatataagaaaaaaattctcagaATACAAAAATGGATCCTGTGTAGATTCCATAAGACTTTTAAATAGCATTGGctctgtgtgtgtatgcgtcgCAGATTCCACCATGCAGCCGAGGAGAAGCGCCAAAATATGCATGCTGaaagtttaaaatagaaaGTTCGTTTGGCAtacatggaattttattttttttgagcaaagttttaatgataaaataaacgttCTCacgagattttttaaatatatttatatatttttattatgcacaTGAGCCATGAACTCCCACTATCATCTGATTACTCGATATTCCTCGTAAATTGATTCATGCGTAAAATGTGCTACGTCATTCGATACATACATAGTTGCAAAGTAATTTCGTGACTCAATTTATAGTATAGCTTGACAGCATGCGTGGCTAATTTATCAAGATATCAGTCACATGTATATCAGTCACATGTATATCAGTCATACGTAGGTAGATACGCACTCAAGGGGAATCACCTCTATGTTCCTGTTCGCGTGATCGCGTGTTTTTTATCAGCTTTATATATAGGTGCGTCGGAAATGTCAAGAAAGAGCAAAGATAAACTGATAAAAGAATGCCCTGAATTGTTGAGCTTAATGGAAGAAAGCAACTGACCTTTCTCAAAGATAATGACAGATAGAATGCTAAtccataattaaattttatttgttacatatgttatctgtaaattaaaatttttacgcattttctaagtaaagttaataaacaaatctttttactaaaaattacaattattaaaaaaataaatatacaacaaaGATATAAGAACGATCAAATCTTCTATTTGGCATTTGTCATCTGCTAAATGATTAGTGATATTTTCCTGATTTCCGTATAAAATGGAAACACGTGGGAACCTTTATGTGTCCGGAATTCATTCGAAATAACTTCCTTTGCATGAGGCGTGTACGTCATTCGACTAATTCAATATGACCGTGATTGGGATGCCATAATTTGATTTCGGAATGAAATAGCTTTATCGACTCGGCATCGTCCGAGCTAATTGCTCCTGTCTCTACATTTTTAGTCATTACGTAAATTGTTGATTCCAAACATATGACAAACATATCTTCTTAACTATgaacttctttaaaaaatcttttataaaataatttattctgtatttacgatcatttattgttttcagaattaaattaatcaacgtGTTTGTGGCATAAtgcaaaaagcttttatttcaTGTTAGCTTCCACGGGGTCGAACCTCCCTCTGGCTGGAATGCTAAATAGAAGACGAGCGAGTTAGATTTATGAGAGCTGAAAATATATCTAGCTAGCTGTATCAGCTCaactatatatctatatatctatatttgattttatatttaattgtaaaaaaaatgtaaaagtaaaataaatattttttatagaaaaagcaGAACtgtgatagaaaaaaatagattgattttttattacacaattatGCTTAAAATTGCTGCTTTCctttttctacatttaatCGTATTTTTCAGTGACAAGATGACAAGATCGAAATGAGTAATTCGCTCAATATCGTGACAATGGAGACGTCGTGCCTCGAGTCCGAAAATTGTCTGAAGGTATCCTCGACGATGCAGAACGTAGCACGACAGGATTCGGGCGTACCGGAAGATCTCGCGTCACCTATCAATGATGAAACGTCGCCACTCAATGGAGAGGAAGATCCGGATCTTACTATGAACAGCGAATGCAACATTACAGTGATCCATATCACCGAGTCGCAGAACGCGAAAATGAACGAAAAGTCGCTGGCCGAGAATAAAGACAGTAAAGACGGCAGCGACAGCGGAGTCGAGGGTTGTGCGACCGAAGTTCCAAGAGTAAGTTCTAAAGTGAAATCTCTCttgtttataaagaaaatattttcaaattgtatATACCACACTCAGTCACACATACttaaaactgaaaatatttttatatatgacattcACAAGCGATTATTTATCTAGACCTATTTTCTTTGCAGGTACGCAGTAGGAATAGTATCGATTACGCGAGTAGTTGCGGTGGCTTGGACGAGGCTTCTTGCGATTCTAGTCTTGTTAGTTGTTGTTCGGTATATGAAGATCCATGTGGATCCACGCTGCCGGATGACGTTCGGCTAAGCGCCACCGGTGGGGAAGGTACAAGCGAGGGTGGTAGCGAGAGCTCGTCCATCGCTGGTAGCGTATCCGTACGAACGAGTCGTATAAACATGAAGAAGACTACGACCGCTTCCAGCATGACTAAGAAAAAAACCTCGAGTACTACCGAGACTTCGCAGAAGAGTGCTCGCACGAAACCAACAAATAGTACAACCTCGGGTATAAATCTGGGTGCAACGACACCGCGGTCCAAGTCGCGAACGGCGACTCCTAGAAATATCTTGACCAAGTCGCAAAGCGCGAGCAGGGAACGGGAGCGAGACCGTgcacgatcgagagagaaatcgACCGCTCGTGAACTCGTTGCGGAGGTCACCAAGACGCCTGTTGTTAGCCGCGGTACGGCGACGTATGGTTGTCGGTCTAGCAGCAGCACCGCGTCCAATCTAGCATCGACTCCCACTTCGTCCTCCGtcacgaggacgaggacgagagCGTTACCTGACTCATTACCGTCCGCACTAACGACAGAAATCAACAAGGATCTCGCGCAACGTAGTGGACGGGCCGTTAGAAGTGATTCCTCAAGGTCGAGGGCGACCTCCAGCACGCGAGGAGTGCGTACGCCAGTATCCACGCCATCCGAggaaacaagaaaaaagatgCCACCTCTGTCGACTCCTCGTACTCTTTGCGCCAAAAGTACTGCTTCGCATATATCTGATAATAAAGCTACTGGTCAGGATAACAAGGCATTGGACACGTATGCGACATTACCACgtagaaatagaaataaactGACGATTTCGAAAGTCGGAGAAAAAACGGACAAGACGATTAGCAGTAGACCCGGTAGTCGCGATGCTAGTCTTAGTAGATCCATTGAAAAAAGGTCTATTAGCGGGAAGGACTCGACCTCTGTTCACTGCAAAAGCTTACCGCCATATCCTAGACAAAGAACTGTCGAAAAGACCCGTATCTATCATGAGACCAGCGCGCAAACCGGCTTAACCGGGCAAGATATTGAGAACGCGATGTCCGGCCGACCGAGCGCCATCATCGGATCCGAGGTGATCGAGAGATTGCACAAAAGTTGCCAAACAGAGGACACATGGAGTGACGTGCAAGTCTTGCAGGAAAACTTGAGACGATTGAATGAAGAGAACAATGAACGACGGCAAGAAAACGAGAAATTGAAACTTGAGTTAGTCGAAGCAAATCGTCTTTTAGAAGAGGAACGAGCGGATCATGCATTTGCGCGTCAAGAACTTGATAGAAATGCGCAGCGGGTATTAGCTATGCTGGGTACTCCGCAATCAGAACATGCAGGTAATTCAACAAACGACGtaacaatacaaaaataagagaaaacattcgtaaagtaaaattattgcgtatatgttttatatatctgcAAGACGTtttgtaaagataaaatttataaaataaaaattacattatctgtaaattttttttcagagggCAGCGACAGCTTTCTCGAGCTCGAGTGTCATATACAATCCTCGGGACAAGTTGTTGCTAATCAACAAGTTGAAATAGCTGATTTGCAATCACTTTGTCGTATGTTGAGCAGGgtaagaatattttgtattatataataattgtacaacATATTAGTTATGTACAATACATTGTATAGCTATAAAACATAGCTAAATACATAgctataaaaaatgtgaaaattatcTAATCGATGTtcaggaattaatttttttatgatatttttattgaaggATTTAGAGAAAAGTTTAGCTGCGCAAAAGGCCTTGCTACAACAACAGCAAGAATTAGAGGCTGAATCAGCTGAGATGCAAGATTTCCTCCAAGAAGAGAAAGCTACTCTAGTGGATGCGCTTAAAGACGCCGAATCAGAGGTGCGTTTTTTAAAAAGCTGCTTCTCTTAAAATATGATGTATCATTTTATCTCACACTTATTTGTTTCCTATAGCTCAAGAAGAAAAACGAGACTTTAATTCAACGACAAGTGGAATTAGAAAGACAAACGGAGGAATGTAAACATTTAGTACGAATTAGCGAACAAAGAAGGtatgtactttatataaactttatgatGTATATGCTgaacattttaaacaatattttaaacctcATGtgcttttattcaaatttaggCAAGAGAATTTATCAATGAGTATGAAGTTGAATGCTGTCGAACGAAGAAGTAGAGAACTTTTACTGACTCAAGGCGCTGCCATGTCTGGAGCAGCTGTTGCTCTTTCCGGGCTCAGCACTAGATTAGAAGGATTGATAGATCAATTAATCGcttcttataatatttcgataaagGATCTCGAGGTAAGtacatatgataataatagtaCAAAGTTAATGTTctgtcatattataaaatgacttttttttctttttataataaaatcaataattaaagagattattttctttttactttatcattattagaaaatttaattatattgttattcgTTTTTCAGGATGTTATATATCACAACGAAGCCTATAGCAGAAGCAATAGTAGCGTGGAGTCTAGTCCAGTTAACTCTAAGCAGAGTTCAAAAGAACGCACACCGAGTCCAAAGAGTGGATCCTTTGTTTCCGCGGTAATTAGTGCGATTCGAAACGCCGCGACACATCCATTCGCGACGAGAAACATTGACAAAAAGTCCAATTTAGATTCGTCCAAACAGATTTACAAAGGTAATAGAATACAAGTATGTAACGATAAATGGATTACAAGTTTACTTTTGTTAAGTATGAGATTTTGTCTTTCATACAGAATTAAGCATGGAATCTTCATCTGACTTGCTCGATTTTGAAACCGAACCATGTCTGATGATGGAAAGTGTTTTGGAAGACGTACCTTTGCCCGATACGTACTCTCATAACATGGTCTCGAGCAGCGATTCTCTTCGCAGAGCTTTGAGTTTTCCCGAAACAACGGACGAGCATAACATGAGGAAGGCGAAGATAGGCGACGATTGTACTAGTCTTATGAATCTCACTCAGGCGATCTTACATCGTCGTAAGGCAAGTACTTGAAGTAAATCGAATCCATGatgtaaaagaataatttaataatatacaactgGTCTAAAATATTGTATCGATTGATAGGTGGAAGATGAGGGTGATGACGAGTGCGATTCTGTAAGTGAATCTGACACCGGGACTAATGACGGTCCTGTGCCTTTGACGGATTATTGTTCTTCTGTAGATTTGGTCGATCAAGTGATCGAGGTGGATAATCTCGTTACTAAACTTTTGAAGGTACTACGTATCATACAGCTTGATAACGATACATGTATACAAGAATTGAAAGAAGAGAAGTAAGTTTAAGTCTtgagcattttttttaaattaattgaatcattaaatgatagaaaatcattttaattatttggaaCATCATTATTTGCAGGTCTAGTTTGGAGATGAAATTAGAAGCTACTGTGACAGAATTGAACGAGCTTcgcaaaattattgataatctGCATCAGTCGCCGGAAGAAGTTTTGAACAACGTGTCAGATCGGCGACGTAGCGTCGTGGAAAATTGTCGGATTCTGCTCAAAGAGGTAATAGCCGGCGATGTTGccgatacatttttataatgtgcTTCTTCCACGAGCTACTGCCATatctttaacataaattattaatttttttctgaaaaaaaaaatatcaaatggaATAATTCCTCTGTAGGCGGGTAaggaggaattaaaatttgacGAGGCTGTTCTTGCTATTAATAGTGGTCCCAGTGAAATAGACTGTGAAGATCTCAATGCGAACGAAGCGCAACTTCCATTTAATGTCTCTTTAATCTCGTTTTagtttcgtatatattttcctaAGAATGTATAAACGAtcaagttttaaaaatgtcatgTTTCATAATCTGAGTGAATTAGTATTGACTACATTAAGTATTATATTGACGAATGATTTATAATCGCGAAAACTCTACTGAAACTTTCGACATGAACGAATGTGTGTATTTAAAtcatatcttttctttctaattaatgcatttattatgttttgtatctatttgtttctttatttttttatcatttaatttcaaggattgaagtgaatatatataatattgcacgtcgaaataaaaaaaaagagagaaagtaatTGGATCAAA belongs to Anoplolepis gracilipes chromosome 4, ASM4749672v1, whole genome shotgun sequence and includes:
- the Corn gene encoding uncharacterized protein Corn isoform X2, with amino-acid sequence MSNSLNIVTMETSCLESENCLKVSSTMQNVARQDSGVPEDLASPINDETSPLNGEEDPDLTMNSECNITVIHITESQNAKMNEKSLAENKDSKDGSDSGVEGCATEVPRVRSRNSIDYASSCGGLDEASCDSSLVSCCSVYEDPCGSTLPDDVRLSATGGEGTSEGGSESSSIAGSVSVRTSRINMKKTTTASSMTKKKTSSTTETSQKSARTKPTNSTTSGINLGATTPRSKSRTATPRNILTKSQSASRERERDRARSREKSTARELVAEVTKTPVVSRGTATYGCRSSSSTASNLASTPTSSSVTRTRTRALPDSLPSALTTEINKDLAQRSGRAVRSDSSRSRATSSTRGVRTPVSTPSEETRKKMPPLSTPRTLCAKSTASHISDNKATGQDNKALDTYATLPRRNRNKLTISKVGEKTDKTISSRPGSRDASLSRSIEKRSISGKDSTSVHCKSLPPYPRQRTVEKTRIYHETSAQTGLTGQDIENAMSGRPSAIIGSEVIERLHKSCQTEDTWSDVQVLQENLRRLNEENNERRQENEKLKLELVEANRLLEEERADHAFARQELDRNAQRVLAMLGTPQSEHAEGSDSFLELECHIQSSGQVVANQQVEIADLQSLCRMLSRDLEKSLAAQKALLQQQQELEAESAEMQDFLQEEKATLVDALKDAESELKKKNETLIQRQVELERQTEECKHLVRISEQRRQENLSMSMKLNAVERRSRELLLTQGAAMSGAAVALSGLSTRLEGLIDQLIASYNISIKDLEDVIYHNEAYSRSNSSVESSPVNSKQSSKERTPSPKSGSFVSAVISAIRNAATHPFATRNIDKKSNLDSSKQIYKELSMESSSDLLDFETEPCLMMESVLEDVPLPDTYSHNMVSSSDSLRRALSFPETTDEHNMRKAKIGDDCTSLMNLTQAILHRRKVEDEGDDECDSVSESDTGTNDGPVPLTDYCSSVDLVDQVIEVDNLVTKLLKVLRIIQLDNDTCIQELKEEKSSLEMKLEATVTELNELRKIIDNLHQSPEEVLNNVSDRRRSVVENCRILLKEAGKEELKFDEAVLAINSGPSEIDCEDLNANEAQLPFNVSLISF
- the Corn gene encoding uncharacterized protein Corn isoform X1; translation: MSNSLNIVTMETSCLESENCLKVSSTMQNVARQDSGVPEDLASPINDETSPLNGEEDPDLTMNSECNITVIHITESQNAKMNEKSLAENKDSKDGSDSGVEGCATEVPRVRSRNSIDYASSCGGLDEASCDSSLVSCCSVYEDPCGSTLPDDVRLSATGGEGTSEGGSESSSIAGSVSVRTSRINMKKTTTASSMTKKKTSSTTETSQKSARTKPTNSTTSGINLGATTPRSKSRTATPRNILTKSQSASRERERDRARSREKSTARELVAEVTKTPVVSRGTATYGCRSSSSTASNLASTPTSSSVTRTRTRALPDSLPSALTTEINKDLAQRSGRAVRSDSSRSRATSSTRGVRTPVSTPSEETRKKMPPLSTPRTLCAKSTASHISDNKATGQDNKALDTYATLPRRNRNKLTISKVGEKTDKTISSRPGSRDASLSRSIEKRSISGKDSTSVHCKSLPPYPRQRTVEKTRIYHETSAQTGLTGQDIENAMSGRPSAIIGSEVIERLHKSCQTEDTWSDVQVLQENLRRLNEENNERRQENEKLKLELVEANRLLEEERADHAFARQELDRNAQRVLAMLGTPQSEHAEGSDSFLELECHIQSSGQVVANQQVEIADLQSLCRMLSRDLEKSLAAQKALLQQQQELEAESAEMQDFLQEEKATLVDALKDAESELKKKNETLIQRQVELERQTEECKHLVRISEQRRQENLSMSMKLNAVERRSRELLLTQGAAMSGAAVALSGLSTRLEGLIDQLIASYNISIKDLEDVIYHNEAYSRSNSSVESSPVNSKQSSKERTPSPKSGSFVSAVISAIRNAATHPFATRNIDKKSNLDSSKQIYKELSMESSSDLLDFETEPCLMMESVLEDVPLPDTYSHNMVSSSDSLRRALSFPETTDEHNMRKAKIGDDCTSLMNLTQAILHRRKVEDEGDDECDSVSESDTGTNDGPVPLTDYCSSVDLVDQVIEVDNLVTKLLKVLRIIQLDNDTCIQELKEEKSSLEMKLEATVTELNELRKIIDNLHQSPEEVLNNVSDRRRSVVENCRILLKELNERELGTSRSLFATFITQLDRTGYFQRCDESGRNDEEQRVRTTRRMPEV
- the LOC140665210 gene encoding uncharacterized protein, with amino-acid sequence MTIFRVTDQLELKRKECKSKRSSMKRCEDSSDKDNSVKRFYGDGLVVRMHSNHRALEITGDGCQIILSKNSGSVHIIGDGCRLCVNHNVGDIEYIGDGGRVLLGPDSSKENVKFVGDGGKVILESNMRSEESSREQNKETNDVEKIIYSCKKIVRKIPGYEKCEDTDSVLISNREDMDNIVNDMKERSQGKYGKYRKYGNEETRKSMRHPTVTKIITKIQSDGQCVRKRFDDSSLIINFQGDERSVTKNLSKISSTNVKIK